The segment TCGGTCTGCTCGCTCTCGGCGCGGTGGCGCTGTTGTTCTAAACCCGGCAATCAGGAGGGAGTCCGTGGCGCGCAAAGGAGGCGACTGGCCGCTGCATGCGATCTATCTCGGCGTGATCTTGCTGCTGGCCGGCATCACGCTGAAGTCGGTCGAGTCATTCACGCTCACGCCCACCGCGACCCGTCTGTTGTCGCGTCACGCCGGCCCCTCGACCGCCACCACCGAAGGGGCGATCCAAAGCATGATCGTCGAAAACACCGACCAGCGCCACATGATTCGCCCGCAGAGTTGGGTCGGGTGGTGCCTCCTGTCGGCCGGCGCAATCCTCGTTGCGCACGGCGTCATTCTGAAGGTGAAGTGAGGCCTGATTCGGGTCCTGCGCAATGTGACGGTTTCTCCGCCGCAGATTCGGCTGCAGGGCCGCCTTTACGCGATTTTCATTCGCACGCGTCCAAGTTCTCCGCGAAAATCGCGAATAGCCGAGCAGAACAACGAGAGAAAACATCGGGGGAAGAACTATGAATCTGCTATCGCTATTGATGATCGGGGCGGGCTTTGTCGTCGAAGTACTGGGGGTGCTGTTCTGCGTCGTCAACTCCGGCGATGCAGGGATTAATATGCCCCTTTTGTTCGGCTTCTTGGCGATCGGCTCGCTGCTGACCGTTGGGGGCGTCTTTTGGCACATCTTGAGCAAGCGGCTGTAGCCGCCCCGGCGGCGAATCTACTGGCCGATTCCCACGGCAGTCTGATAAACTAGGCGGAGTGAGTCTCGAAGCTTCCGCCCCTTTTTCGTCCTAGAAAGATCGCCGATGTCCCAGGCCATCGCCGGAGTCGCCCCCAGTGCGAAATCGGAGTCGACCGTCATGACCGTCTGGCCCTCCAATGGAGCGTCAAGACTCGGGCGTTTTTTCGGGCGCTTGTACGAAATCGAAACCGGCGTCGGCTTCCTTACCGTCGGCAACTTGCTCGCCCTGGCGACCAGTCCGATCGGCGCCGCGATTTATCTCTGGCATGCGGCGCCCGGCGTCGGCACCCACTATCGTCTGACGAATCGCCGCGTGGTCATTGAGAAAGGGCTTGACGGCAAGCCCGATCGCTGGGTCGATCTCGATCGCTTCAACCGGATCGAAATCGAAGTTCTGCCGGGCCAGGCCTGGTACCATGCCGGCGACATGATCTTCTATCTCGACGAAGTCGAGACTTTCCGCTTGAGCGGGGTTAGCCGTCCCGAGGCGTTTCGTGCTGCCTGTATGAAAGGTCAGCAGACTTACGTCGGCGTTCGCCAGGCGCTGCAGCGTGAAGCGCAGCTTGCCCGGGCTCGGAGTTAGTTTTAGGCGCCACGTTAGGGCGAAGACATGTTTCAAGCCGGCGAAGACGCCGCAAGAGCATGGCGCCAGTTGTTCGTGTCTAAACCGGGACGATGCTGATCTCTAGCGACGGCAAGTCGACGATCGCGATCGTATGACGGCTGGCGCGGTAAAGAGCGCCCGGATTCAAGACGCGGGTTTGGCCGACGAGGTAGTTGGTCGCCTGATGCGTGTGACCATGGCAGACCAGATCGTACGCGCCGGAGTTGATCGTCGCGGCGAGTCGCGCTTCGTCATGACCATGCAGGAATGCGATCTTCCGCTCTCCCAGGCTCAATTGCCCAAACATTCCATGAAAAGTTTGCCCGGCGGTTTTGATCGCGGCCTGGAGTCCTGCGTGGTCGAAATCGACGTTTCCGACCACGTAATGGGTCGGCCAGGGGGCGAAAAGATCGACGATCGCGTTGCTGCCGATGTCGCCGCAGTGGATCACCTGTTCGACCTCAAATGACTCCAACATTCGAATCGCGGCCCGAGTGAACTCGACCTGACCGTGAGTATCGCTCACAATTCCTATTTGCATCTTCGGTTCCCTGTCCCTGATTCAAATTGGAACGCCGCGTTGTCACGCGACATCATCTCAGCGATTTTTCTGACGGCGCTCTTGGCGATTCCGACCCTCTGGTGGCTGGCCAATTGGTCGCGGCGCGTTTACACGTTTCCGCGCTACATCCTGGCTTGCTTGAACATTGTTCTGGCTCGCGTTTGGTGGCGCACGTCGATTCCGCCAGATCTGCCGATTCCGATCGGCCAAGGCGCCGTTCTAATCGCTAACCATCGTAGCAGCGCCGATCCCTTCTTTATTCAAGTCGCCGCGCATCGCGTCGTCCACTGGATGGTTGCCAAAGAGTTCGTCGAACATCCAGCCCTGGCGTGGTTTTTGCGCCAATCAGGCGCTATCGGGACGAGTCGCGGCGGACGGGACACCAAGGCGATTCGGGCCGCGATTGACCTCCTGAACGCCGGCGAACTGGTCGGCGTGCTGCCGGAAGGTCGGATCAACATGACCGACCAATTGATGCTTCCCTTTCGCCCCGGCGCGGCGATGATCGCCCAACATGCCGGCGTCCCGATCGTGCCGATCTATATCGAAGGGGCGCCGTACGACCGGTCGCCGGCAAGTCCCTTTTTGATGCCGGCGCATGTGATCGTCAAAGTGGGGGAGCCGATCGACTCGTCGACCGGCACGCCGCAAGAGCTGATGGAGCAAGCGACGCGGGCGATCGCCCATCTCGCCGGGTGCGACGACTTCCAGCCGCAGTTGGCCGGACGAGACTGGAAACCGACCCCCGCCGATCTGGAAGCGGCGATGGCCGCCGCCAAAGAGCGGAAACGAAATCGCTAGTTCGACGAAAGCTCAAATTTCAAATCGCCTGCGCCGCTGTCGCCCACCTTCGCCGAGAGGGTCGAATCGGAGTTGTATTTCGCCGGGATGTAATTCATCTGCCGCTTCGGTGCGTCAGCGCCGTACATCGCCACGGCAGTCGGATCGGGCTTTTCTTCCCGAATCGCCGAGATCTCGATGCGGTACTCGCCGGGCATCGCTTCGCCGCTGAATTTGCCGTCGGCGATATCGACGCTGAAGAACTCTCCGTCGGTCCGTCGCAAGTAAATCGAGCCGTCGGGAAGTGGAGTCCCGTCGAGCGTCACGACTCCTTGAATCGGCACTTTGGCCTGTCCGGCCGGCGTACACCCAATTGCAGATACGACCAAAATCAAAGCGGCGATGGTCGCAGTCGCCGCATATTGTTTGCTGTGCATACGGAATGTTCCCCAGATGAATGCGTTCGTCGTCAATTCCTTCGGTCGTTACGATCCGGCAAGAACCTGACCGTCATCGCGGGTCACGATCTTCGCTAATTCCTGCAGCGTTATCGTTTCTGCGGTGAAGTGAACCGAACCGTCGACGTACAACATCATCAAGCCGCCGGGATGGGCGCTATTGAGCGGGATGTTATTGCCGAAGTTGTTGCAAACGCCGGTCGACATGCAAGTGCCGTCGCCGTTGTCCCAACCGGTCTTTTGATTCAGCTTGTAGCGAACCGTCGTTTGATTGAAGGTGCGAGCGTCGCTGCCGGGAAAGTAATTCGGCGGCTTGCGATCGTTGTTGTCGCCATGTCCGCCAATGAAAAAGCCATGCGGCTGACCACCGCGCCAAGTCTTCTTCGAGTTGTCTTTGGTGGTCATATAGTCCCCATGCTCGCCGACGATCGCGACGTTGCTCGTTCCGTCTTGAACCGACGCCATCGTTAGTTTGCCAAATGGAAACAGCATCCCGCCGCCGCTGACGATCCCGCCGGAACAGCAACCTTCGACGCCGGAAGCGCCGCTGTTAGTTCGCGATTCGGTATAGCCGGTGATCAGGCCGTTGATTGCACCAGAGATGCCGACGTAAGTTGGCGAAGTGACGTCGCCGGTCACTCCAGGAGTGAAAGCGCCGGGATTGTTGGCGACCGCTTCAAACGGGGCCGAAGGGCAAACGTAGGTTTCGATCTTGGCGCCCTTCATCGCGTCGACGTTGTTCACGTTTCCCCAGCCGGAGTTCCCCATGTTGAATTGGAATTTGTCGTGCAGATTGTTTTGCTCGACGCCTGGCAACAGAAAGACCAGCCAAGAGGGACCATATCCGCCGCCGGTATCGCGCTGGCCGAACGGGCGTTTGTCATCCGAACTGCCGGGCGGAAAGCGGAGGTAGGTGTCGTGGAAGTTGTGAAGGGCTAATCCCAGCTGACGCATGTTATTGGTACAGCTTGAACGCCGGGCCGCTTCGCGGGCCTGCTGCACCGCGGGGAGCAACAATGCGATCAGCACGCCGATGATGGCGATCACCACTAATAGCTCTACCAAGGTAAAGCCAAATCGATATCTGCGACCCTGCATAAAACACCCCTACAGAAGTAGATGAGAATGACAAAGGGAGTTAGACGCCCACAGAATATCACGCAAAGGACGAATGAATCCAGAAAAATCCTTTTCTGTGCTTATTTTTTCTTCCAAAATTTTATCAAAGCCTGATTCTGGTCAGCGGAGCAGTGCGACTCGATCGCGAAGTTGGCTTCTTCCGTGGCGTAGCTGCGAAGCGACGGCGCCTGGCGTCTCACCGGAACTGAGAAGAGTGAGGATCGGCCCGGACCGGACCATCGGGGAGCCAGGCATAGGAATGTCGGCGATCGCTAGGTTCGAGTCACGAATCGCTTGCTCCAGCGTTTCGCTCCAAACGAAGTCATTGGGAGCGTAAACAAACAACTTTCCGCGTACCTGGTCGGCGGAAGACGCGGGCGTTGCGTTTTCGCCTCGCCATTCTGGAAGCCAGGCCGATAGATGGAGCCGCATCAAGTCGACCGGCAGCAGTTCCATCGCCGCTGTAAACCGCGGATTGATCTCCAGCATCCAGAGCTGATCGGCGTGCAGGACAAAGTCGATGCCGAATAGTCCTTGCAGTTGCGTCGATGCGAGCAGGAATTCAGCCAGACGCTGGAGCGTTTCCTGCACGTTATCAGGCAATGGGATCGGCCCAATCGATCCGGCATATTGAAACGGTTGCGGCGCTCCCCATTTTCGCCCGATCAGTTGCCGCGTCGCCCCTAAAAACCGGGCCTGACCGTCGATTGCGACGAACGCCGCTCCGTACGATCGTCCCGGAATAAAACGCTGATAGACGACTTCTTCGTTATCCGCAGGCTCCGTAAAGCGGCGGATATTCAAGCCGCCGGCCGATCTGCGCGGCTTGATGAGCCAACGTCCCGCACGCGGCGGCGCGGTCACCGTCTCGGGAAAAAGGAAGCCTGCGGAGCGGAGCGTTTGCTGTAAGAGCAGGGGATCGCGAATCGGCGGCAGAGCAGGGGAGGGGACGCCCAACAGCGGGCGAATCTGGGCTGCGGCGGCAAGAACATCGGGATGATTCTCAAGCCCGCCGACGTAAATCCAATGCGTCGCATCGGAGTCGGCCAACCAAACGGGAATGTCGCTGGGAAAACGACTTAGCTGCGTTGCAGGGGCCATCCGCCGCAGATCGGCGTCGGCGAATTGATCGGCGGCGACGGCCGAGATCCCGCTCCGACGTAAACAGGCGACCGCGGCGCGACAACTGCAGCCGACGACGGCGATTCGCGGGGGGAGGGGAGGGGGACTCATGGGAGGTTCAGACCGATTTTTGCGATTTTTTTTCTGAGAGCCGACCCGCAAGAAAATCTCAAGCTATGGTTTCCATTGGGCAAGGACACACTATTTCCATTTCGACTGAACTTTTCACGATTCCCATTGATGCGGATGGCTTCGGCCAAACGCTGCCATATCGCGACGATTCCGCACGAGGCGGTTCGTAGCAAAATCTCTCCCCACCAATTTGTCCATGATAACCGCGTCAGCGCCCAAAGGTCGGCAGCTGCGCTCATTTGCCCAACTACCAGGAGAGTCGAAATGTCGTCGCGTCGCCGTGATCGAGAAAAACCAATCGCAGTACGTCCCGCGCTAAGACGCGGTGTGATCGTCGTGCTGTCCGCCGTGTTGATGATCGTGATGATGGGGTTCATCGCGCTTAGCGTCGACGTCGGCTACATGTTCACCATGCAATCGCAATTGCAGCGTTCGGTCGACGCCGCCGCACTGGCCGGCGCCGGAACGTTGATTGAAGGGGAAGACGTCGCCACGGCGAAAGTGCACGAGTACCTGACTCACAATCCGGTCGGTCTGCAGTGGAAAGAGTTTACGGACGGGGACACCGCCGCCAACGTCGATCTATTCCTCTCTAAATATGGCGACGGCTTGGAACTGTCGCTGGGTCAATGGAATTCGTCGACGCAACGAGTGGAATCAGTCGAAGAGGGCCCAACCACCGTCAGCGTCCGGATGACCTACCAAAACATGCCCTTCTTCTTCGGGCATCTGCTGGGACGCGATTCGTTTGATATTACCGCCGAATCGATCGCCACCTATCAAAACCGCGACATCATGCTGGTGCTCGACCTTTCGGGCTCGATGAACGACGACAGCGAGTTCAAATCGATCGGCCGCTTGGGCTTGGAACACATCTACACCAACTCGCAGCAGATGTACGCCGATCTCGGCTACCCGGTTTACGGGAACCTGACGTTTGATCCGGCATACGCAAAGGCCACTGGTACCGCACCGATTTCGGACGGTCAAGCCCGAACCTCGGTCACCTACCGCGGCCCATCGGCGGTGGTTACGTCGGACAAAGCGATCAGCAAAGTCACCGTGCGAACCAGCGGTGGATCGACCTACAACTACTATCCCAGCGGCGCCACTTCCTATACGGCCAGCCCGAACCAGGAAATCCGCTACGTCTGGATCACCAGCGGCAAAAACGCCGACAACTCGGACCAGGTCCACTCGTTTGACTTTGACGGCAATCGCCTCGCGACGATTCGCAAAGCCCTGGCCCTGGATAACGTCGCCTATCCCTATCCGCAAGGAAGCTGGAACGACTACCTCAACTACTGCCTCGGTACGGGTCAAAATAACGACGCCGGCTACCGCTATAAATTCGGCTACATGAGCTGGATCAATTACTTGCTGGAAAAACGGTACTCCTCCGATGCGACGCCTGACCTGTGGAAGGCCAGCGCTCACCCGATCACTGCGGTGAAAAACTCGGTCGACCTGTTCATTCACTTTATGCAAGAAGGGGATGGACGCGACCGGGTCGGTCTGGCGGTTTACAACGCTCCGAATGGAAACGGTCTGCTCGAATCGACGTTGACCGAAAACCTCGGGTTCATCATGTCTCAAACTCGTCAACGACAAGCAGGCCACTACCACAACTACACCAACATCGGCGGCGGCATGACCACTGGCCGTGAGGAATTGCAGGCCCGTGGCCGCGAAGGCTCGGTCAAGATGATGGTCCTGCTGACGGACGGTCAGGCGAACTGGGTCAACGGCGGCGTGAACAGCACCGCTGCGAAACAGTACGTCATCGACGAAGCGTATCTCTGTAAAGATCAAGGCTTTAAGATCATCACGATCAGCCTTGGCGCCGGAGCCGACACCGCCCTGATGGACGAAGTCGCCCGGATCACTGATGGCGTCCATTTCAACGTTCCCGGCGGCCAATCCGTTGCGGAGTATTCCGAAGACCTCACCGAAATCTTCCGCCAGGTTGCTGGCGCCCGTCCCCTGAAACTGGTGAAGTAGCGTTCACCGCCCCGCCTTTCTCGTGTCCTGCCTTGCTCCGACCGCCGCGCGGCTTTGTGCCTCGCGGCGGTCTTTTCTTTGCGCATCAAGGGGGGAGAGTCTTCCATGGTTGCAATCGCGTGGGGGTTTGATAAGTTTTGCTCTACGGCAATGGCCCCGACCCGATGCTTTTCGCGCTCTGATTTCGCGAAGATGCGCTGCCAGGGACGCCGCCCCCCAACGCCTTTCCTCGAAGCGGCGCCCACTTCGGGACGCTCCATCCAATCTTCACTTTCGGGAGAAACTACGCATGTCGATGTTCATTGGCGAAGCGCTCGCCGGCGATGGCAACGAAATCGC is part of the Blastopirellula sediminis genome and harbors:
- a CDS encoding PH domain-containing protein; this encodes MSQAIAGVAPSAKSESTVMTVWPSNGASRLGRFFGRLYEIETGVGFLTVGNLLALATSPIGAAIYLWHAAPGVGTHYRLTNRRVVIEKGLDGKPDRWVDLDRFNRIEIEVLPGQAWYHAGDMIFYLDEVETFRLSGVSRPEAFRAACMKGQQTYVGVRQALQREAQLARARS
- a CDS encoding DUF1559 domain-containing protein, with protein sequence MQGRRYRFGFTLVELLVVIAIIGVLIALLLPAVQQAREAARRSSCTNNMRQLGLALHNFHDTYLRFPPGSSDDKRPFGQRDTGGGYGPSWLVFLLPGVEQNNLHDKFQFNMGNSGWGNVNNVDAMKGAKIETYVCPSAPFEAVANNPGAFTPGVTGDVTSPTYVGISGAINGLITGYTESRTNSGASGVEGCCSGGIVSGGGMLFPFGKLTMASVQDGTSNVAIVGEHGDYMTTKDNSKKTWRGGQPHGFFIGGHGDNNDRKPPNYFPGSDARTFNQTTVRYKLNQKTGWDNGDGTCMSTGVCNNFGNNIPLNSAHPGGLMMLYVDGSVHFTAETITLQELAKIVTRDDGQVLAGS
- a CDS encoding pilus assembly protein TadG-related protein, encoding MSSRRRDREKPIAVRPALRRGVIVVLSAVLMIVMMGFIALSVDVGYMFTMQSQLQRSVDAAALAGAGTLIEGEDVATAKVHEYLTHNPVGLQWKEFTDGDTAANVDLFLSKYGDGLELSLGQWNSSTQRVESVEEGPTTVSVRMTYQNMPFFFGHLLGRDSFDITAESIATYQNRDIMLVLDLSGSMNDDSEFKSIGRLGLEHIYTNSQQMYADLGYPVYGNLTFDPAYAKATGTAPISDGQARTSVTYRGPSAVVTSDKAISKVTVRTSGGSTYNYYPSGATSYTASPNQEIRYVWITSGKNADNSDQVHSFDFDGNRLATIRKALALDNVAYPYPQGSWNDYLNYCLGTGQNNDAGYRYKFGYMSWINYLLEKRYSSDATPDLWKASAHPITAVKNSVDLFIHFMQEGDGRDRVGLAVYNAPNGNGLLESTLTENLGFIMSQTRQRQAGHYHNYTNIGGGMTTGREELQARGREGSVKMMVLLTDGQANWVNGGVNSTAAKQYVIDEAYLCKDQGFKIITISLGAGADTALMDEVARITDGVHFNVPGGQSVAEYSEDLTEIFRQVAGARPLKLVK
- a CDS encoding ATP-grasp domain-containing protein, translating into MSPPPLPPRIAVVGCSCRAAVACLRRSGISAVAADQFADADLRRMAPATQLSRFPSDIPVWLADSDATHWIYVGGLENHPDVLAAAAQIRPLLGVPSPALPPIRDPLLLQQTLRSAGFLFPETVTAPPRAGRWLIKPRRSAGGLNIRRFTEPADNEEVVYQRFIPGRSYGAAFVAIDGQARFLGATRQLIGRKWGAPQPFQYAGSIGPIPLPDNVQETLQRLAEFLLASTQLQGLFGIDFVLHADQLWMLEINPRFTAAMELLPVDLMRLHLSAWLPEWRGENATPASSADQVRGKLFVYAPNDFVWSETLEQAIRDSNLAIADIPMPGSPMVRSGPILTLLSSGETPGAVASQLRHGRSQLRDRVALLR
- a CDS encoding YfcE family phosphodiesterase: MQIGIVSDTHGQVEFTRAAIRMLESFEVEQVIHCGDIGSNAIVDLFAPWPTHYVVGNVDFDHAGLQAAIKTAGQTFHGMFGQLSLGERKIAFLHGHDEARLAATINSGAYDLVCHGHTHQATNYLVGQTRVLNPGALYRASRHTIAIVDLPSLEISIVPV
- a CDS encoding lysophospholipid acyltransferase family protein, which encodes MSRDIISAIFLTALLAIPTLWWLANWSRRVYTFPRYILACLNIVLARVWWRTSIPPDLPIPIGQGAVLIANHRSSADPFFIQVAAHRVVHWMVAKEFVEHPALAWFLRQSGAIGTSRGGRDTKAIRAAIDLLNAGELVGVLPEGRINMTDQLMLPFRPGAAMIAQHAGVPIVPIYIEGAPYDRSPASPFLMPAHVIVKVGEPIDSSTGTPQELMEQATRAIAHLAGCDDFQPQLAGRDWKPTPADLEAAMAAAKERKRNR